One region of Deinococcus yavapaiensis KR-236 genomic DNA includes:
- a CDS encoding mannose-1-phosphate guanylyltransferase, protein MAQFFPIILAGGKGERLWPASRSSSPKQFLQLLDGQSLLQATAARLTSIADGWDGLWVVTARAWLEDVLQHLPNLPAHHLIIEPEGRDTGPAIAYAVTEAVRQGGEDVILGFFPADHWIGDPSGFERSIRAAVQLAGERDGIVTLGIPPQYPATGYGYIEAGESLAGWEQWDGARVARFTEKPNAETAQEFVDSGRYLWNSGVFVMRAGVALRELRAHAPDIVNPLFERGPQAYAQLPKLSFDYALMEKTREALVIRAAFTWDDLGDWNALERVLGAQQDGNAVMGRHVGIDTHGAIIYSTDARDLIVTLGLEDLVIVRTGHITLISRKDRVQELKSVLAKLRESPDLTEFI, encoded by the coding sequence GTGGCTCAGTTTTTCCCGATCATCCTCGCGGGCGGCAAAGGCGAACGCCTTTGGCCCGCGAGTCGGAGCAGTTCACCCAAGCAGTTCCTGCAACTCCTCGACGGTCAGAGCTTGCTGCAAGCGACGGCCGCGCGCCTCACGAGCATCGCGGACGGTTGGGACGGCCTGTGGGTGGTGACGGCGCGCGCTTGGCTGGAGGACGTGCTCCAACACTTGCCGAACTTGCCCGCCCATCACTTGATCATCGAGCCCGAGGGGCGGGACACGGGACCCGCCATCGCGTACGCGGTCACCGAAGCCGTGCGGCAAGGCGGCGAGGACGTCATCTTGGGCTTCTTCCCGGCCGATCACTGGATCGGCGATCCGTCGGGCTTCGAACGCAGCATTCGCGCGGCGGTCCAGCTCGCAGGCGAGCGAGACGGCATCGTGACCCTCGGCATTCCGCCTCAGTACCCGGCAACGGGTTACGGCTACATCGAGGCGGGCGAGAGCCTCGCGGGATGGGAACAATGGGACGGCGCGCGCGTCGCGCGGTTCACCGAAAAGCCGAACGCGGAGACCGCCCAGGAATTCGTCGACAGCGGACGGTACTTGTGGAACAGCGGCGTCTTCGTGATGCGCGCGGGCGTGGCCCTGCGCGAGCTTCGCGCGCACGCTCCCGACATCGTGAACCCGCTGTTCGAACGTGGCCCGCAGGCGTACGCCCAGCTTCCGAAGCTCAGCTTCGACTACGCCTTGATGGAAAAGACGCGTGAAGCCCTCGTGATCCGAGCGGCGTTCACGTGGGACGACCTCGGCGACTGGAACGCGTTGGAGCGCGTGCTGGGCGCCCAGCAGGACGGCAACGCCGTGATGGGTCGGCACGTCGGCATCGACACGCACGGCGCGATCATCTACAGCACGGACGCGCGCGACCTCATCGTGACGCTCGGCTTGGAAGACCTCGTGATCGTCCGCACGGGCCACATCACCTTGATTTCGCGCAAGGACCGCGTGCAGGAACTCAAAAGCGTCTTGGCGAAGCTGCGCGAATCCCCGGACTTGACCGAATTCATTTGA
- a CDS encoding response regulator — protein sequence MSQFPPSPSSFSDAERHVAERPTHTTSLRSHLLRPLWFPLLLLLMIMATVTWSVLRNAQFARRVHTSQASLTLAENILNDVIDLETGERGYVITRDPRFLEPYNAAKQRLPEHFKALRDTIGEVDSGLAQRRTQQIQTLERLVREWEQRGGGLILRIVDVDPARAVQLVKEQRGKRIVDEIRRTISAYRQDELVRQEADTRASNGALRSALVVTVLGVLVAALLLLIFFLRTAAGVSEALGRLSQATSRIAGGDLDAAVESHDITELAVLAGNFNVMSHELQRKNRERDASLARIAASEARTHALINAVPDILMSVDETGTIRTFKPPADVDNPEWVNAMVGHRLRDVLPPHVADALRRGVQESLRGRKVARSEFTMDMAAVTPDAPAIQDFEARFVPVSSRESLVIARDITERKKVERLKNEFVSTVSHELRTPLTSIRGSLSLLASGVQGELPARSKKLVEIALNNSERLVRLINDILDIEKIESGKVEFKDAPVEISALLQRAADDNRAFSQQFGVELGVEPGPDVRVIGDEDRLLQVLTNLISNASKFSPRGSEVTISRVVQDGRVRISVRDRGPGIPAEFRPHIFGRFAQADSSATRQQGGTGLGLSISKAIVERHGGRLFFEDHPEGGTVFAFELPVAPSAPTEIPIPSTARRLLVCEDDHDVAYLLQLILRQGGFESDIAYSAEEAEARLVERPYDALVLDLLLPNRDGLSFIRQLRHQPQTSEMPIIVVSAIADERRGLLNGDAIAVVDWINKPVDHNRLLSAVKLAGKRTGGRAPQVLHVEDDTDVRLVVQELLQEVAEVKGAGSIAEASAMLRSQSFDLVLLDVTLPDGNGLELLAQVRETHPPVPVLVFSASDLDRSSLEHVAATLVKSRTSNDQLLGTIKALLDPAALPGGSHD from the coding sequence ATGTCGCAATTCCCACCATCCCCTTCGAGCTTCTCGGACGCCGAGCGGCACGTGGCGGAGCGGCCTACGCACACGACGTCGTTGCGCTCGCACCTGCTGCGCCCCTTGTGGTTTCCGCTGCTGCTGCTCTTGATGATCATGGCCACGGTCACCTGGTCGGTTCTGAGAAACGCCCAGTTCGCAAGGCGCGTGCACACCTCGCAAGCGAGCCTGACCCTCGCCGAGAACATACTGAACGACGTGATCGACCTCGAGACGGGGGAACGCGGCTACGTCATCACGCGTGACCCGCGATTTCTCGAACCGTACAACGCCGCGAAGCAGCGGCTTCCCGAGCATTTCAAGGCGTTGCGCGACACCATCGGCGAAGTGGACTCAGGGCTCGCGCAGCGCCGCACGCAGCAAATCCAGACCCTCGAACGCCTCGTGCGCGAATGGGAGCAGCGAGGCGGCGGCTTGATCCTGCGCATCGTGGATGTCGATCCGGCGCGCGCGGTGCAGCTCGTGAAGGAGCAGCGCGGCAAGCGCATCGTCGACGAGATTCGCCGAACGATCAGCGCGTACCGACAAGACGAACTCGTCCGACAGGAAGCCGACACGCGAGCGAGCAACGGCGCCTTGCGAAGCGCGCTCGTGGTGACGGTGCTCGGCGTGCTCGTCGCGGCCCTGTTGCTGCTGATCTTCTTTTTGAGAACGGCGGCGGGCGTCTCGGAAGCCTTGGGGCGCTTGTCTCAGGCCACGTCCCGCATCGCGGGCGGCGACTTGGACGCCGCCGTCGAATCGCACGACATCACGGAATTGGCGGTCCTCGCCGGGAACTTCAACGTGATGTCGCACGAGCTTCAACGCAAGAACCGCGAGCGTGACGCCTCGCTCGCCCGCATCGCCGCGAGCGAAGCTCGCACGCACGCCCTCATCAACGCGGTGCCCGACATTCTGATGAGCGTCGACGAGACGGGCACGATCCGCACCTTCAAACCGCCCGCCGACGTCGACAACCCCGAGTGGGTGAACGCCATGGTCGGCCATCGTCTGCGCGACGTCCTGCCGCCGCACGTCGCCGACGCGTTGAGGCGCGGCGTGCAGGAAAGTTTGCGCGGCCGAAAGGTGGCCCGTTCCGAGTTCACGATGGACATGGCCGCCGTGACGCCCGACGCGCCCGCCATTCAAGACTTCGAGGCTCGCTTCGTTCCCGTGTCGTCGCGAGAATCCCTCGTCATCGCCCGTGACATCACGGAACGCAAGAAGGTCGAGCGCCTCAAGAACGAGTTCGTCTCCACCGTGAGCCACGAACTGCGCACGCCCCTCACGTCGATTCGCGGCTCGCTCAGCCTTCTGGCAAGCGGCGTGCAGGGCGAACTGCCCGCCCGCAGCAAGAAGCTCGTGGAAATCGCCTTGAACAACAGCGAGCGGCTCGTGCGGCTCATCAACGACATCCTCGACATCGAAAAGATCGAGTCCGGAAAAGTCGAGTTCAAGGACGCTCCCGTGGAAATCTCCGCGCTTTTGCAGCGCGCCGCCGACGACAACCGCGCGTTCTCGCAGCAATTCGGCGTCGAATTGGGCGTCGAACCCGGACCGGACGTGCGCGTGATCGGCGACGAGGACCGCTTGCTGCAAGTCCTCACGAACTTGATCTCCAACGCCTCGAAGTTCTCGCCGCGAGGCAGCGAGGTGACGATTTCTCGTGTCGTGCAAGACGGACGCGTGCGAATCTCGGTGCGAGACCGCGGCCCGGGCATTCCCGCGGAGTTCCGCCCGCACATCTTCGGGCGGTTCGCGCAAGCTGATTCCTCGGCGACGCGCCAGCAAGGCGGTACGGGACTGGGACTGAGCATCAGCAAGGCCATCGTGGAACGTCACGGCGGGCGTCTGTTCTTCGAGGACCATCCGGAAGGCGGTACCGTGTTCGCGTTCGAACTTCCCGTCGCGCCGTCCGCTCCTACGGAGATCCCGATTCCGTCCACGGCGCGGCGGCTCTTGGTGTGCGAAGACGACCATGACGTCGCGTACCTCCTGCAGCTCATCTTGCGTCAAGGCGGCTTCGAATCGGACATCGCCTACAGCGCCGAGGAAGCCGAAGCGCGGCTCGTCGAGCGTCCGTACGACGCCTTGGTCCTCGACTTGCTGCTTCCCAACCGAGACGGCTTGTCGTTCATCCGACAGTTGCGGCACCAACCTCAAACCTCGGAGATGCCCATCATCGTGGTGTCGGCCATCGCCGACGAACGTCGCGGCCTGCTCAACGGAGACGCGATCGCGGTCGTGGACTGGATCAACAAGCCCGTCGATCACAACCGCTTGCTGTCCGCCGTGAAATTGGCCGGAAAACGCACGGGCGGGCGCGCTCCGCAAGTCCTGCACGTCGAGGACGACACGGACGTGCGGCTCGTCGTGCAGGAACTGCTTCAGGAGGTGGCCGAAGTCAAGGGAGCGGGCAGCATCGCCGAAGCGTCCGCGATGCTGCGCTCGCAGTCCTTCGACCTCGTCCTTCTCGACGTGACCTTGCCCGACGGCAACGGCTTGGAGCTGCTCGCCCAAGTGCGCGAGACGCACCCGCCCGTGCCCGTCCTCGTCTTCTCGGCGAGCGACCTCGATCGCTCCAGCTTGGAGCACGTCGCGGCGACGCTCGTGAAGTCACGAACGTCCAACGATCAACTTCTCGGAACCATCAAAGCTTTGCTCGATCCCGCCGCTCTGCCCGGAGGCTCTCATGATTGA
- a CDS encoding response regulator, producing MIDAPSRILLAEDDPDIQAIAQIALEDVGGFQVHLCASGAEALAQFADFAPDLVMLDVMMPGMTGPDTLKALRELPGGRDVPVVFMTARVQASEVQAYLDLGAIGVIPKPFEPMTLAEDVRALLHDHSANTEAREDDEFEALVRAQGEQFRQQLPERLARIRTVFERVRRGETEPRALSLEAHALSGTSGTLQFTRIAEIAARIERDPSLADATLHGQDVARLDALVAELEAAIGEAAR from the coding sequence ATGATTGACGCGCCGAGCCGCATTCTGCTCGCCGAAGACGATCCCGACATTCAAGCCATCGCCCAGATCGCCTTGGAGGACGTCGGCGGCTTTCAAGTCCACTTGTGCGCCTCGGGCGCCGAGGCCTTGGCGCAGTTCGCCGACTTCGCGCCCGACCTCGTGATGCTGGACGTGATGATGCCCGGCATGACCGGACCCGACACGCTCAAGGCGCTGCGGGAACTGCCCGGCGGACGCGACGTGCCCGTCGTGTTCATGACCGCGCGCGTGCAGGCGTCCGAAGTGCAGGCGTACCTGGATCTCGGCGCGATCGGGGTGATTCCCAAGCCGTTCGAGCCCATGACCCTCGCCGAGGACGTGCGCGCCCTGCTGCACGATCACTCGGCGAACACGGAGGCGCGGGAGGACGACGAGTTCGAAGCCCTCGTGCGCGCTCAAGGCGAGCAGTTCCGCCAGCAGTTGCCCGAACGCCTCGCGCGGATACGCACGGTCTTCGAGCGCGTGCGGCGCGGCGAGACCGAACCTCGCGCCCTCTCGCTCGAAGCGCACGCGCTCTCCGGAACGAGCGGCACCTTGCAGTTCACGCGAATCGCCGAGATCGCCGCGCGCATCGAACGCGATCCCTCCTTGGCGGACGCCACCTTGCACGGGCAGGACGTCGCCCGGCTCGACGCCCTCGTCGCGGAGCTCGAAGCGGCCATCGGGGAGGCGGCACGATGA